A stretch of Insulibacter thermoxylanivorax DNA encodes these proteins:
- a CDS encoding O-methyltransferase, giving the protein MIDGMEDEGRVTGITDQQVTAYLEGLMPRRSPLLMRLEEEARQEGIPNIAPVSAAVLRLLCALHQPASILEIGAAIGYSAIHMAEAAADARITTIEIDPARAARARANFEEAGLSGRITLIEGDALQHLPLLEGPFEMIFIDAAKGKYSQFLTEAYRLCAAGGIIVTDNVLFRGLVARSPETLDRRYRSTVRRLREYNELLMQHPGLSTTYLTVGDGIAVSIKR; this is encoded by the coding sequence ATGATCGACGGGATGGAGGATGAAGGACGAGTGACGGGGATCACAGATCAGCAGGTGACAGCATATCTGGAGGGGCTGATGCCTAGGCGCAGCCCCCTCTTGATGCGCTTGGAAGAAGAAGCGCGGCAGGAGGGGATCCCGAATATCGCTCCCGTCTCCGCAGCCGTGCTCCGCCTGCTGTGCGCTTTGCACCAACCAGCGTCCATATTGGAGATCGGCGCAGCCATCGGTTACTCGGCGATTCATATGGCAGAAGCCGCGGCGGATGCTCGGATCACGACGATCGAGATCGATCCGGCGCGGGCAGCGCGGGCGCGTGCGAATTTTGAGGAAGCGGGCCTAAGCGGCCGGATTACGTTGATCGAAGGCGACGCCTTACAGCACCTGCCGCTCCTCGAAGGGCCCTTCGAGATGATCTTCATCGATGCGGCCAAAGGAAAATATTCTCAATTCCTTACAGAGGCTTACCGGCTGTGTGCTGCCGGGGGTATAATAGTGACGGATAACGTGTTATTCCGCGGGCTCGTCGCAAGATCGCCCGAAACGCTGGACCGCCGGTATCGCAGCACGGTGCGCAGACTTCGCGAATACAATGAGCTGCTCATGCAGCATCCTGGTTTATCGACAACATATCTGACTGTCGGCGACGGCATCGCAGTCAGTATCAAGAGGTGA
- a CDS encoding peptidase U32 family protein has product MKDYEKHSGSDYRPELVISAGSLDDVEKYIAAGADAVTIGDMAFAERLPGSMTAEEIAQAVSFAHDHQAKVYVSVNKIFHHDTLSGLPDYLRRLAECEVDAIIFGDPAVLINVQELKLPLRLHWSAEMTTTNYQTANYWSAKGAKRSILARELNMEEIAEFKRHADHEVQIQVHGMTNIYHSKRKLVQHYMAHKGKRLLPVHEEGKILYLIEEERPDERYPIIETESGTHIMSSEDYCMLECLDELMEHRIDAFYIEALLKSQKYNETVIRMYRQAIDAYTADPENYEFKEEWLDAIHELQDPGRELTFGFLFKQQVY; this is encoded by the coding sequence TTGAAAGATTATGAGAAGCATTCAGGTTCCGACTATCGGCCGGAACTTGTGATATCGGCGGGCTCCCTCGATGATGTAGAGAAGTATATCGCCGCGGGGGCAGATGCCGTAACGATCGGGGATATGGCCTTTGCGGAGCGCCTGCCGGGCTCGATGACGGCGGAGGAGATCGCGCAGGCGGTCAGCTTTGCCCATGACCATCAGGCAAAGGTGTATGTCAGTGTGAACAAAATCTTCCACCATGACACCTTATCCGGTCTTCCCGACTATTTGCGCCGTTTAGCGGAATGTGAAGTGGACGCGATCATCTTCGGTGACCCGGCTGTCCTGATCAATGTACAGGAACTTAAGCTGCCCTTGAGGCTGCACTGGTCTGCGGAGATGACGACGACGAACTACCAGACGGCGAATTACTGGTCGGCCAAGGGAGCGAAGCGTTCGATCCTGGCGCGTGAATTGAATATGGAAGAGATCGCGGAATTCAAGCGCCATGCGGATCATGAGGTGCAGATACAGGTGCATGGCATGACGAACATCTACCACTCCAAGCGCAAGCTGGTTCAGCATTATATGGCGCATAAGGGCAAACGCCTCTTGCCGGTGCATGAGGAGGGCAAGATCCTGTATCTGATTGAGGAAGAACGGCCGGATGAGCGCTATCCGATTATCGAGACGGAGAGCGGGACGCATATCATGAGTTCGGAGGATTATTGCATGCTCGAATGCCTCGATGAACTCATGGAGCATCGAATCGATGCTTTCTACATCGAAGCCCTGCTCAAATCCCAGAAGTACAATGAAACCGTCATCCGCATGTACAGGCAAGCCATTGATGCTTATACTGCTGATCCGGAAAACTACGAATTCAAGGAGGAGTGGCTGGATGCGATCCATGAATTGCAGGATCCCGGCCGCGAACTGACCTTTGGCTTTCTGTTCAAACAGCAGGTGTATTAA
- a CDS encoding peptidase U32 family protein, which produces MTITLSREELLGTRRRKLAEPELLAPAGNLEKLKFAIRYGADAVYIGGQQYGLRSNADNFSFQQMREGVAYAKKHGAKVFVATNIFAHNEDLPGLKDYLSELDRIGIDAIIVADPAIIETAKLAAPNVELHLSTQQSTLNWQAVKFWKDEGVHRVVLGREASMQEIETIKDHVDIEIEVFIHGAMCSSYSGRCVLSNHFTDRDSNRGGCCQSCRWKYDLFISEEELMTASYSDRLVEEGENPFTMSAKDLCMIEHIPELIRSGVDSFKIEGRMKSIHYVATVVNAYRQAIDAYMRDPYNYELKQEWLDEIGKAANRPLNTGFFFDEPDHEDHIYTPEEKPQAYDFAGLVLEYDAESGYALIEQRNHFKPGQEVEFFGPDHTHFKQIVGEIFDEEGQPLDAARHPLQRIRMKVEQPVNRFDIMRKRI; this is translated from the coding sequence TTGACGATCACACTTAGCCGGGAAGAATTGCTCGGCACAAGACGCCGCAAGCTGGCAGAGCCGGAGCTCCTCGCTCCGGCGGGGAATCTGGAGAAGTTAAAATTCGCGATTCGTTACGGCGCTGATGCGGTATATATCGGCGGTCAGCAGTACGGCTTAAGGTCCAATGCGGACAACTTCTCCTTCCAGCAGATGCGGGAAGGCGTCGCCTATGCGAAGAAACACGGCGCCAAGGTGTTCGTCGCGACGAATATCTTCGCGCATAATGAGGATTTGCCGGGACTGAAAGATTACCTGTCCGAGCTCGACCGCATCGGCATCGATGCGATCATCGTCGCTGACCCGGCGATCATCGAGACGGCGAAACTCGCAGCGCCGAATGTGGAGCTGCACCTCAGCACGCAGCAGTCCACGTTGAACTGGCAGGCGGTGAAGTTCTGGAAGGACGAGGGTGTGCACCGTGTGGTCCTCGGGCGTGAAGCGAGCATGCAGGAGATCGAAACGATCAAGGATCATGTGGATATCGAGATCGAGGTGTTCATCCATGGGGCGATGTGCTCCTCATATTCCGGCCGCTGCGTGTTGTCCAACCATTTTACCGACCGGGATTCCAACCGCGGCGGCTGCTGCCAGTCCTGCCGTTGGAAGTATGATCTCTTCATCTCTGAAGAAGAATTGATGACGGCCTCTTATTCGGATCGGCTGGTCGAGGAGGGGGAGAACCCCTTCACGATGAGTGCCAAAGATCTATGCATGATCGAACATATCCCGGAACTGATCCGCTCAGGGGTCGACAGCTTTAAGATCGAAGGCCGGATGAAGAGCATCCATTATGTTGCTACCGTGGTCAATGCTTACCGTCAAGCAATCGATGCTTATATGCGCGATCCTTACAACTATGAACTCAAACAAGAATGGCTGGATGAGATCGGCAAAGCTGCGAACCGGCCGCTGAATACCGGATTCTTCTTCGATGAACCGGATCATGAGGACCATATCTATACGCCTGAAGAGAAGCCGCAGGCCTATGACTTCGCCGGTTTGGTGCTGGAATATGATGCCGAGAGCGGCTACGCGTTAATCGAGCAGCGCAACCACTTCAAGCCGGGACAGGAAGTGGAGTTCTTCGGTCCGGATCACACGCATTTCAAACAGATCGTCGGCGAGATCTTCGATGAAGAGGGTCAGCCGTTGGATGCTGCCCGCCATCCCCTGCAGCGCATCCGCATGAAGGTAGAGCAGCCGGTGAATCGTTTCGACATCATGCGCAAGAGAATATAG
- a CDS encoding methyl-accepting chemotaxis protein: protein MSTQKKQLLSKLKSHDTLFKKIPASSNEDEKKGNDGKDVNSGHRTGFQLTVGRKLFVIIFCSVLIPVLIAGSISLSVTKRIIEENSSQAAYETIQQTSEKIDATFTTYEFTMNQFITNLNLHQYLFEATERNREAYARLNAQRMISDALNQVAYGSDTKINTIAIIGVNPDHGLYNTGNTTLNSADFDREAEWFQQIVEADGSLWLHTKMGGYLGVHPGKASFAVGKMFRSSYNQRYVVFIEIDQSLINDLVDDIKLSDSSKVYITDGQNKLLHGHDLAVIGSEAELPLPSENRGTAEAENGETHIVVKHYSDMVDWYVVGAAPIAELTADTQVISQANTIIMIVAAALAILLSIVVSRSMGNPLRRLQRLMNEGAKGNLNVRTNFKNRDEIGQVGESFNDMMEQISQLVSQTNDSAAEVLNTAQELTVASKDTAHAAREISEATEQIANGASTLAMEAERGNELVIDLSKQLAQVVEANRMMSEVAADVHRVSEQGTGYMGQLTEKTQSTEEMTRRMVEKVDQLKESTASIRNLLVMLTQITQQTNILALNASIEASRSGAAGRGFMVIAGEIRKLADESRKSIDVVADMIEHIQTGIDETVTVMQEAYPLFQEQIDAVIDADKIFNDVRDRMIGLVQQADEVTEAIEQLEKVQQVLSDTMASVSAVSEESSAISEEVASSSASQLHTSESLVRLANNLEQLSQALSESLKKFKF, encoded by the coding sequence TTGTCAACGCAAAAAAAGCAGTTGTTGTCGAAGTTAAAGTCACACGATACACTGTTCAAAAAGATCCCTGCAAGTTCCAATGAGGATGAAAAGAAGGGAAATGACGGCAAAGACGTAAACAGCGGGCATAGGACGGGGTTCCAGCTCACCGTCGGCAGAAAATTATTCGTGATCATCTTCTGCAGCGTGCTGATTCCCGTGCTTATTGCGGGTTCGATCTCCTTATCCGTGACGAAGCGAATCATCGAGGAGAACTCCAGCCAAGCGGCCTATGAGACGATTCAGCAGACCAGCGAGAAGATCGATGCAACGTTTACGACTTATGAGTTCACAATGAACCAATTCATCACGAATCTCAACCTGCATCAGTATCTCTTCGAAGCAACGGAACGGAACCGTGAAGCCTATGCGAGGTTGAATGCGCAGCGCATGATCAGTGATGCCTTGAATCAGGTTGCTTATGGTTCTGATACGAAGATCAACACCATAGCGATCATCGGTGTGAATCCGGATCATGGGCTTTATAACACCGGTAACACCACGCTTAACTCCGCTGACTTCGATAGAGAAGCGGAATGGTTCCAGCAGATCGTCGAAGCAGACGGTTCGTTATGGTTACATACGAAGATGGGCGGCTATCTCGGCGTTCACCCCGGCAAAGCTTCCTTCGCGGTCGGGAAGATGTTCCGAAGCAGCTATAACCAGCGTTATGTTGTTTTCATAGAGATCGACCAGAGCTTGATCAATGATCTCGTCGATGACATCAAGCTCAGCGATTCTTCGAAGGTGTACATCACCGACGGGCAGAACAAGCTGCTGCACGGCCATGATCTGGCAGTGATCGGTTCAGAGGCCGAACTTCCATTGCCCAGCGAGAATCGGGGCACAGCGGAAGCTGAGAACGGAGAGACCCATATCGTCGTTAAGCATTATTCCGATATGGTAGACTGGTATGTAGTCGGTGCTGCACCGATTGCGGAATTGACCGCTGATACTCAGGTGATCAGCCAAGCGAACACGATCATCATGATCGTCGCGGCAGCCCTTGCTATCCTCCTCAGTATCGTCGTCTCGAGGTCGATGGGCAATCCGCTGCGCAGGCTGCAGCGCTTGATGAACGAAGGTGCGAAGGGAAACCTGAACGTTCGTACGAACTTCAAAAATCGCGATGAGATTGGACAAGTCGGCGAGAGCTTCAACGATATGATGGAGCAGATCAGCCAGCTGGTCAGCCAGACGAACGACTCCGCTGCAGAAGTTCTGAACACCGCGCAAGAGCTGACCGTTGCATCGAAGGATACCGCGCATGCTGCCCGCGAGATCTCGGAGGCGACGGAACAGATCGCTAACGGCGCTTCTACGTTGGCTATGGAAGCAGAGCGCGGCAATGAGCTGGTGATCGACCTGAGCAAACAGCTGGCGCAGGTCGTCGAAGCGAACCGCATGATGAGCGAAGTAGCCGCAGACGTACACCGCGTCAGTGAGCAGGGAACCGGCTACATGGGACAGTTGACGGAGAAGACGCAATCGACGGAAGAGATGACCCGCCGAATGGTGGAGAAGGTAGATCAATTAAAGGAAAGCACGGCTTCCATCCGCAACCTCCTCGTGATGCTGACGCAGATCACGCAGCAGACGAATATTCTCGCGCTTAATGCGTCGATCGAGGCTTCGCGCTCCGGCGCCGCCGGCCGCGGGTTCATGGTCATCGCAGGCGAGATTCGCAAATTGGCGGATGAATCTCGCAAGTCCATCGATGTCGTCGCCGATATGATCGAACATATCCAAACCGGCATCGACGAAACAGTAACCGTCATGCAAGAAGCGTATCCGCTCTTCCAAGAGCAGATCGACGCAGTAATAGATGCCGATAAGATCTTCAACGATGTCAGGGATCGCATGATCGGCCTTGTACAGCAAGCCGATGAGGTGACCGAAGCGATCGAACAGCTGGAGAAGGTACAGCAAGTGCTCTCCGATACGATGGCCAGCGTCAGCGCCGTTTCGGAAGAGTCCTCGGCCATCTCCGAAGAGGTTGCTTCCTCTAGTGCATCGCAGCTCCATACCAGCGAATCGCTTGTGCGCTTGGCTAATAACTTGGAGCAGCTGTCACAGGCATTGTCTGAATCCCTGAAGAAATTTAAGTTTTAA
- a CDS encoding peptidoglycan D,D-transpeptidase FtsI family protein — protein sequence MVQRIRRILNILMAFLLGFALLILQLMFLQLFHIGRYVPKRADLAAAAVEQRMQGVVLDEGRGRILDRFGRPLTGFVSLALAVEPRLAAAWSKQHVQEAENLRKLLGMHRAEWHDLLQETVHITLWRRERRPVALTAEQAKQVEFYGPQAGIYAVPYVRRYVEPFYASQLIGYLSQHPSRAREIYGDEIAAGVLREDLKIGASGLERSFEHVLRSRGTARLGIFTDARNRPLAGLNLRIVNTNSRFYPVRIVTTLDLELQARIEQLLDERGVKRASVVLLDPSTADVLVMANRPSFHPEQIDLEAGYWENASLKQQIPGSIFKIAVAAAALEYGVVSPHERFTCLGEYGKYGFSCWKRGGHGKLTLQEAFAQSCNIAFADIAKRLTPERIRTAAERLGLGRRIGWEGKVRGYAGLFRQFDGEEPGQFFAASPIDEGVLIQSAIGQRDVRLTPLQAANMIVTLLQGGRLSSPRIVREVRFNDGSLMMSFSIQRAGSPPLSKRTAKALLAMMQETVHTGTARMLAGHAWSLAGKTGTAELGRQEQGVHHWFVGYGPVHAPKVAAAVVVYDQPAASRNEAAALFAEVMNIVREHG from the coding sequence ATGGTGCAGCGAATACGTCGGATCCTCAATATTCTCATGGCGTTCTTGCTGGGCTTCGCACTGCTCATCTTACAATTGATGTTTCTCCAGCTGTTCCATATAGGGAGATATGTTCCTAAGCGGGCTGATCTAGCAGCTGCTGCCGTGGAGCAGCGCATGCAAGGCGTTGTCTTGGATGAGGGCAGAGGCCGCATCTTGGATCGCTTTGGACGACCGCTGACGGGATTTGTCAGCCTCGCGTTGGCGGTCGAACCGAGGCTTGCCGCCGCATGGTCGAAGCAGCATGTCCAGGAAGCGGAGAACCTGCGAAAACTGCTGGGAATGCACAGGGCGGAGTGGCATGACCTGCTCCAAGAAACCGTGCATATCACCCTGTGGCGGAGGGAGAGACGCCCCGTTGCCCTTACGGCAGAACAAGCAAAGCAAGTGGAGTTTTATGGTCCGCAGGCGGGGATTTATGCGGTGCCCTATGTCAGGCGTTATGTAGAACCGTTCTATGCCTCACAGCTGATCGGCTATCTCTCCCAGCATCCATCCCGAGCCAGGGAGATTTATGGCGACGAGATTGCAGCAGGCGTGCTGCGCGAGGATCTCAAGATCGGTGCGAGCGGGCTGGAACGCAGCTTCGAACATGTCCTAAGAAGCAGAGGGACGGCGCGTCTCGGCATCTTCACCGACGCTCGAAACCGCCCCCTTGCAGGGCTGAATCTCCGCATCGTCAATACGAATTCCCGCTTCTATCCGGTGCGAATTGTCACGACCTTGGATTTGGAATTGCAGGCGCGGATTGAGCAGCTGCTGGACGAGCGGGGAGTGAAGCGCGCCTCTGTCGTTCTCCTGGACCCCTCGACTGCCGATGTGCTGGTCATGGCGAACCGGCCAAGCTTTCACCCGGAGCAGATCGATCTGGAGGCGGGGTACTGGGAGAACGCCTCCCTTAAGCAGCAGATCCCCGGATCGATCTTCAAGATCGCGGTCGCGGCGGCGGCTTTGGAATATGGGGTGGTCAGCCCCCATGAGCGCTTCACCTGTCTGGGGGAGTATGGGAAGTATGGATTCTCCTGCTGGAAACGCGGCGGACACGGGAAATTGACCTTGCAGGAAGCCTTTGCCCAGTCCTGCAACATCGCCTTCGCTGACATCGCAAAGCGGTTGACGCCGGAGAGAATCCGGACGGCTGCCGAACGCTTGGGTCTTGGAAGAAGGATCGGCTGGGAAGGGAAGGTGCGCGGTTATGCAGGTTTGTTCCGACAATTTGACGGGGAGGAGCCGGGGCAGTTCTTCGCAGCTTCCCCCATTGATGAAGGCGTCCTGATCCAAAGTGCCATCGGCCAGCGGGATGTGCGTCTTACGCCGCTGCAGGCTGCGAATATGATCGTCACCCTGCTGCAGGGCGGACGCTTGAGTTCGCCGCGTATCGTGCGCGAGGTGCGGTTTAACGACGGCTCGCTGATGATGAGCTTCTCCATCCAGCGCGCCGGTTCGCCCCCGCTGTCGAAGCGCACGGCGAAGGCGCTGCTGGCAATGATGCAGGAAACGGTACACACAGGCACTGCGCGGATGCTGGCTGGTCACGCCTGGAGCCTTGCCGGCAAGACAGGGACGGCGGAGCTGGGGCGGCAGGAGCAGGGCGTCCATCATTGGTTCGTCGGTTATGGTCCCGTTCACGCACCGAAGGTTGCCGCGGCGGTGGTTGTCTATGATCAGCCTGCCGCAAGCCGCAATGAAGCCGCCGCTCTCTTCGCTGAAGTGATGAATATCGTACGGGAACATGGATGA